One genomic segment of Stenotrophomonas sp. 704A1 includes these proteins:
- a CDS encoding SDR family oxidoreductase → MPDRAALQKLAAPRYHQATTRQGRGVKILVLGGYGVFGGRLVHLLADLAELELLVAGRHLPAAQAFCSRYEGASRLRPLQVDRQRLAPVLQAERPDLVVEASGPFQAYGAHRYGAIEACIAAGIDYLDFADAADFVSGVSRYDAQARAAGIYVLSGVSSFPVLTAAVLRQMAVHMDIVSVEGGIAPSPYAGIGLNVMRAVVGYAGSPVKLRRGGRDGHGIGLAESRRFTVAVPGRLPLRNLHFSLVEVPDLQVLPPEHPTMTDIWMGAGPVPEVLHRVLNLLAKARLHLKLPSLEPCSRLFYLVLNLMKFGEHRGGMIVRATGVRDGVPMQQSWHLLAEADDGPYIPSMAIEAVIRRQLAGDRPAPGARAATHALELRDYDRLFEGRTIVTGFRRDMPGASLYQRVLGDAYARLPACVQALHAPSAAQRWSGIASVERGSGLLSRLLGKVFGFPAAGEDVPVSVEFAPEAGGERWTRTFAGRRFSSLQTEGTGRNEALLVERFGRVSVALALLVEGGRLQLVPRRWSLLGIPLPRCLLPGDNSFESEVDGQFVFDVEIGAPLVGRIVHYRGRLRPE, encoded by the coding sequence ATGCCGGATCGTGCTGCACTGCAGAAGCTGGCGGCGCCGCGCTACCATCAGGCAACGACACGACAGGGACGCGGCGTGAAGATCCTGGTGCTGGGGGGATATGGTGTGTTCGGCGGGCGCCTGGTGCACCTGCTGGCCGATCTGGCCGAGCTGGAGCTGCTGGTGGCAGGCCGTCATCTGCCGGCCGCGCAGGCCTTCTGCAGCCGCTACGAGGGGGCGTCGAGGCTGCGTCCGTTGCAGGTCGACCGGCAGCGCCTGGCGCCGGTCCTGCAGGCCGAGCGGCCGGATCTGGTGGTGGAAGCGTCCGGTCCCTTCCAGGCGTACGGAGCGCATCGCTATGGCGCAATCGAAGCCTGCATCGCGGCCGGCATCGACTATCTGGATTTCGCCGACGCGGCGGACTTCGTGTCCGGGGTATCCCGGTATGACGCCCAGGCCCGGGCAGCCGGCATCTACGTGCTGTCCGGGGTCAGCAGTTTTCCGGTGCTGACCGCCGCCGTGCTACGGCAGATGGCCGTGCACATGGACATCGTCAGCGTGGAAGGGGGCATTGCACCGTCGCCGTATGCAGGCATCGGCCTGAACGTCATGCGTGCGGTGGTGGGCTATGCCGGCTCGCCGGTGAAGCTGCGTCGTGGCGGTCGCGATGGGCATGGCATCGGCCTGGCCGAGAGCCGCCGCTTCACCGTCGCAGTGCCCGGCCGGTTGCCGCTGCGCAATCTGCATTTCTCGCTGGTGGAGGTGCCGGACCTGCAGGTACTGCCCCCCGAACATCCCACGATGACCGATATCTGGATGGGGGCAGGGCCGGTGCCGGAAGTGCTGCATCGCGTGCTGAACCTGCTGGCCAAGGCACGCCTGCATCTGAAGCTGCCGTCGCTTGAGCCCTGTTCGCGCCTGTTCTACCTGGTGCTGAACCTGATGAAATTCGGCGAGCATCGCGGCGGCATGATCGTACGCGCAACCGGGGTGCGCGATGGCGTTCCGATGCAGCAGAGCTGGCATCTGCTGGCCGAAGCCGATGACGGCCCCTACATTCCGTCGATGGCGATCGAAGCGGTGATCCGCAGGCAGCTGGCCGGGGATCGCCCGGCGCCGGGCGCGCGCGCGGCGACCCATGCGCTGGAGTTGCGCGACTACGACCGGCTGTTCGAAGGCCGCACCATCGTCACCGGGTTCCGCCGCGACATGCCCGGCGCCAGCCTGTACCAGCGCGTGCTGGGCGATGCCTACGCACGATTGCCGGCCTGCGTGCAGGCGCTGCACGCGCCGTCTGCAGCCCAGCGCTGGAGCGGCATTGCATCGGTTGAACGTGGTAGCGGGTTGCTGTCGCGGCTGCTGGGGAAGGTGTTCGGTTTTCCGGCAGCGGGCGAGGACGTGCCGGTCAGCGTCGAGTTCGCGCCGGAAGCCGGGGGCGAACGCTGGACGCGCACGTTCGCCGGCCGCCGGTTCTCGTCGCTGCAGACCGAAGGGACGGGCCGCAACGAGGCGCTGCTGGTCGAGCGCTTTGGCAGGGTGTCGGTGGCGTTGGCGCTGCTGGTCGAAGGCGGGCGTCTGCAGCTGGTACCGCGGCGCTGGTCACTGCTGGGCATTCCGTTGCCGCGTTGCCTGCTGCCGGGAGACAACAGTTTCGAGAGCGAGGTGGACGGGCAGTTCGTGTTCGACGTGGAGATCGGTGCGCCGCTGGTGGGGCGGATCGTGCACTACCGGGGGAGGTTGCGGCCGGAATGA
- a CDS encoding M13 family metallopeptidase, translating to MTRTPKIVLLTLAVSAALVGCGKNETPAKDATASTPAAAATTYSLDESKLPAYNAFHANDLDASKDACTAFGDYVNGKWLAANEIPGDRTSWGAFTILDERSVAVQHQLVEQVAKVKSPDHIEKVVGDLWATGMDEARINAQGIEPLKADLAAIDGLQDKAAIANYLRSSAAKGENVLFGFGAEADFKNSAMNMAYASQGGLGLPDTTYYTDAKNADKLKAYQAHVAKVLELSGVAAADAAKQAEDVVKFETRLAKASKSSEELSRDVSLFYHPVTLAEADALTPNFSWSEFFKSQNVAAPEKFSLAIPTFHQEVSKALADTDPSIWRAYLRFHTVDGASPYLADAFVQENYEFYGKTLNGQKEQKPRWKRVLGTIESDAGEAFGQLYVKVAFSPEAKAKMEDLVKNLAASLKERIQGLTWMSDETKAKAIAKWETFTPKIGYPDKWRDWSGLQTNRDSYLGNVRAATAFNYQYNLSKIGKPVDKSEWGMTPQTVNAYYNPLQNEIVFPAAILQPPFFDPKADDALNYGGIGAVIGHEMTHGYDDQGSRFGPTGNFENWWTEADSKNFAGLTGKLVKQFDQYKVDGQAVNGKLTLGENIADLGGLATAYDALQKASAGKEDAKIDGLTRDQRFFFNWATVWRTKYTPENAKVRLATDPHAPAQFRAMGAPSNLPTFAAAFQCKAGSPMARSGDQQVVIW from the coding sequence GTGACCCGTACTCCCAAGATCGTGCTGCTGACCCTGGCCGTTTCGGCCGCGCTGGTCGGTTGCGGCAAGAACGAAACCCCGGCAAAGGATGCCACCGCCTCCACGCCGGCCGCGGCCGCCACCACCTATTCGCTGGACGAGAGCAAGCTGCCGGCCTACAACGCCTTCCACGCCAACGATCTGGACGCCAGCAAGGACGCCTGCACCGCCTTCGGTGACTACGTCAACGGCAAGTGGCTGGCCGCCAACGAAATTCCGGGCGACCGCACCAGCTGGGGCGCGTTCACCATCCTCGACGAGCGTTCGGTGGCCGTGCAGCACCAGCTGGTCGAGCAGGTGGCAAAGGTGAAGAGCCCGGACCACATTGAAAAGGTGGTCGGCGACCTGTGGGCCACCGGCATGGACGAAGCCAGGATCAATGCCCAGGGCATCGAGCCGCTGAAGGCCGACCTGGCCGCCATCGATGGCCTGCAGGACAAGGCCGCCATCGCCAACTACCTGCGCAGCAGCGCAGCCAAGGGCGAGAACGTGCTGTTCGGCTTCGGCGCCGAAGCCGACTTCAAGAACTCGGCCATGAACATGGCCTACGCCAGCCAGGGCGGCCTGGGCCTGCCCGATACCACCTACTACACCGACGCCAAGAACGCCGACAAGCTGAAGGCCTACCAGGCCCACGTGGCCAAGGTGCTGGAGCTGTCCGGCGTGGCCGCGGCCGATGCGGCCAAGCAGGCCGAGGACGTGGTCAAGTTCGAAACCCGCCTGGCCAAGGCGTCCAAGTCGAGCGAAGAACTGTCGCGCGATGTCTCGCTGTTCTACCACCCGGTCACCCTGGCCGAGGCCGATGCGCTGACCCCGAACTTCAGCTGGAGCGAGTTCTTCAAGTCGCAGAACGTCGCCGCGCCGGAGAAGTTCTCGCTGGCCATCCCGACCTTCCACCAGGAAGTGAGCAAGGCCCTGGCCGATACCGATCCGTCGATCTGGCGCGCCTATCTGCGCTTCCACACCGTCGATGGTGCCTCGCCCTACCTGGCCGATGCCTTCGTGCAGGAGAACTACGAGTTCTACGGCAAGACCCTGAACGGCCAGAAGGAACAGAAGCCGCGCTGGAAGCGCGTGCTGGGCACCATCGAAAGCGATGCCGGCGAAGCCTTCGGCCAGCTGTACGTGAAGGTGGCCTTCTCGCCGGAAGCCAAGGCGAAGATGGAAGACCTGGTGAAGAACCTGGCCGCATCGCTGAAGGAACGCATCCAGGGGCTGACCTGGATGAGCGATGAAACCAAGGCCAAGGCCATCGCCAAGTGGGAAACCTTCACCCCGAAGATCGGCTACCCGGACAAGTGGCGCGACTGGTCGGGCCTGCAGACCAACCGTGACAGCTACCTGGGCAACGTGCGCGCGGCCACCGCGTTCAATTACCAGTACAACCTGTCCAAGATCGGCAAGCCGGTGGACAAGTCCGAGTGGGGCATGACCCCGCAGACGGTCAACGCCTATTACAACCCGCTGCAGAACGAGATCGTGTTCCCGGCCGCCATCCTGCAGCCGCCGTTCTTCGACCCGAAGGCCGACGACGCACTGAACTACGGCGGCATCGGCGCGGTCATCGGCCACGAAATGACCCACGGTTACGACGACCAGGGCAGCCGCTTCGGGCCGACCGGCAACTTCGAGAACTGGTGGACCGAAGCCGATTCGAAGAACTTCGCAGGGCTGACCGGCAAGCTGGTCAAGCAGTTCGACCAGTACAAGGTGGACGGCCAGGCGGTGAACGGCAAGCTGACCCTGGGCGAGAACATCGCCGACCTGGGTGGCCTGGCCACCGCCTACGACGCGCTGCAGAAGGCCTCGGCCGGCAAGGAAGACGCGAAGATCGACGGCCTCACCCGCGACCAGCGCTTCTTCTTCAACTGGGCCACCGTGTGGCGCACCAAGTACACCCCGGAAAACGCCAAGGTCCGCCTGGCCACCGACCCGCATGCACCGGCGCAGTTCCGTGCCATGGGCGCGCCGTCGAACCTGCCGACCTTCGCCGCCGCGTTCCAGTGCAAGGCCGGTTCGCCGATGGCCCGCAGCGGCGATCAGCAGGTCGTGATCTGGTAA
- a CDS encoding VOC family protein, with the protein MAHKNTICVWYDNGALEAATFYAKTFPDSEVSAVHHAPGDYPDGKQGDVLTVEFTVCGIPCVGLNGGPAFTHSEAFSFQISTEDQAETDRLWNAIVDNGGQESQCGWCRDRWGVSWQITPRVLLDAVTGADKAAAKRAFTAMMPMKKIDIATIEAAIRNG; encoded by the coding sequence ATGGCTCACAAGAACACCATCTGCGTCTGGTACGACAACGGTGCGCTGGAGGCCGCCACGTTCTATGCCAAGACGTTCCCCGACAGCGAAGTAAGCGCAGTGCATCACGCGCCCGGCGACTACCCCGATGGCAAGCAGGGGGACGTGCTGACGGTCGAGTTCACCGTCTGCGGTATTCCCTGCGTCGGTCTCAACGGCGGTCCGGCGTTCACGCACAGCGAAGCGTTTTCGTTCCAGATCTCCACCGAAGACCAGGCCGAGACCGACCGCCTGTGGAATGCGATCGTCGACAACGGTGGGCAGGAAAGCCAATGCGGCTGGTGCAGGGATCGCTGGGGCGTGTCCTGGCAGATCACCCCACGCGTGCTGCTGGATGCGGTGACCGGCGCCGACAAGGCCGCGGCCAAGCGCGCCTTCACCGCGATGATGCCGATGAAGAAGATCGACATCGCCACCATCGAAGCGGCCATCCGCAACGGATGA
- a CDS encoding M13 family metallopeptidase encodes MPNFRPLAVALGISLATLVPTHDAFAAKKKAARAPAVSAQCSDFYDATNAGWLKANPVPQTGAATALGQLVERSRQQQRELLDASMKAPQGNVQKLLGDFWASGLDEAAVEADGSNPIAPLLTRINAIKKAKDVPASIAALHQVGIPVAFNFGPDVDLKALDRHIGYFMQGGMGLPDPAFYTRTDADTVALMGRYRNYVKQILALTGTPAAKLDAESQAVIALETELARNAQSLAGINNPFNNYAPISTKDLNSRYRNLQLDAFLKAQGVNDDLVSLADPALFKQLDGMVTKLKPDQWKAYLRWRVGDSMAPYLSKAYRDAEFEFRGRVLRGETLPPPRWESVLDAINVAAGPMVGREYAARHLSAEDRRQAAWIVDKVREVQIEAVKNSSWMSAEAKTEAQAKLAALKIEIGTPLRDLDYSVQPMGRGSFGGNMLIASTWRHREEMKRIGKGNADRRWDVLPQQPSLAYDLAQNRLIVTAAILQGPVFNAKADAADKFGSFGGLVGHELTRAIDAKGALVDAKGELRSWWTPADKTAWTLLGTRVATQYGAYEFPGVKGAKVNGTLTQEENLADIAGLELAWAAYTAQEPKAKPAQQQGFFRAWAALWPQQLSPNEAARRLTADIRAPGRWRTNGPLSNLPSFGASFSCKPGQPMQRTDAEQIKVWR; translated from the coding sequence ATGCCCAACTTCCGTCCGCTTGCCGTCGCCCTGGGCATCAGCCTGGCGACCCTGGTCCCGACCCACGATGCGTTTGCCGCCAAGAAGAAGGCCGCGCGCGCCCCGGCCGTCAGCGCCCAGTGCAGCGACTTCTACGACGCCACCAACGCCGGCTGGCTGAAGGCCAATCCGGTGCCGCAGACCGGCGCCGCCACCGCGCTGGGCCAGCTGGTCGAGCGCAGCCGCCAGCAGCAGCGCGAACTGCTGGATGCCTCGATGAAGGCCCCGCAGGGCAACGTGCAGAAGCTGCTGGGCGACTTCTGGGCCAGCGGCCTGGACGAAGCGGCAGTGGAGGCCGATGGCTCCAATCCGATCGCGCCGCTGCTGACCCGCATCAATGCGATCAAGAAGGCCAAGGATGTGCCGGCCTCGATCGCCGCGCTGCACCAGGTCGGCATCCCGGTCGCCTTCAACTTCGGTCCGGATGTCGACCTGAAGGCACTCGACCGCCATATCGGCTACTTCATGCAGGGCGGCATGGGCCTGCCCGATCCGGCCTTCTACACCCGCACCGATGCCGACACCGTTGCGCTGATGGGTCGCTACCGCAACTACGTCAAGCAGATCCTGGCACTGACCGGCACCCCGGCGGCCAAGCTGGATGCCGAATCGCAGGCGGTGATCGCGCTGGAGACCGAGCTGGCCCGCAATGCGCAGTCGCTGGCCGGCATCAACAACCCGTTCAACAACTACGCCCCGATCTCCACCAAGGACCTCAACAGCCGCTATCGCAACCTGCAGCTGGATGCGTTCCTGAAGGCACAGGGTGTCAACGACGACCTGGTCTCGCTGGCCGATCCGGCGCTGTTCAAGCAGCTCGATGGCATGGTCACCAAGCTCAAGCCCGACCAGTGGAAGGCGTACCTGCGCTGGCGGGTGGGTGACTCGATGGCGCCGTACCTGTCCAAGGCCTACCGCGACGCCGAGTTCGAGTTCCGCGGCCGTGTGCTGCGCGGTGAAACCCTGCCGCCGCCGCGTTGGGAAAGCGTGCTGGATGCCATCAACGTGGCCGCTGGCCCGATGGTCGGCCGCGAGTACGCCGCCCGTCACCTGTCGGCCGAAGACCGCCGCCAGGCGGCGTGGATCGTCGACAAGGTGCGCGAAGTGCAGATCGAGGCGGTCAAGAACAGCAGCTGGATGAGCGCAGAGGCCAAGACCGAAGCGCAGGCCAAGCTGGCCGCGCTGAAGATCGAGATCGGCACGCCGCTGCGCGACCTGGATTACAGCGTGCAGCCGATGGGCCGTGGCTCGTTCGGCGGCAACATGCTGATCGCCTCGACCTGGCGCCACCGCGAGGAAATGAAGCGCATCGGCAAGGGCAATGCCGATCGTCGCTGGGACGTGCTGCCGCAGCAGCCGTCGCTGGCCTACGACCTGGCGCAGAACCGGCTGATCGTCACTGCAGCAATCCTGCAGGGCCCGGTGTTCAACGCCAAGGCCGACGCCGCTGACAAGTTCGGCAGCTTCGGTGGCCTGGTCGGCCATGAACTGACCCGCGCGATCGATGCCAAGGGCGCGCTGGTGGATGCCAAGGGCGAACTGCGCAGCTGGTGGACGCCGGCCGACAAGACCGCCTGGACCCTGCTGGGCACCCGCGTGGCCACCCAGTACGGCGCCTACGAGTTCCCGGGGGTCAAGGGCGCCAAGGTCAACGGCACGCTCACCCAGGAAGAGAACCTGGCCGACATCGCCGGCCTGGAACTGGCCTGGGCCGCTTACACCGCGCAGGAACCGAAGGCGAAGCCGGCGCAGCAGCAGGGCTTCTTCCGCGCCTGGGCCGCGCTGTGGCCGCAGCAGCTGTCGCCGAACGAGGCCGCACGCCGGCTGACCGCCGACATCCGTGCTCCGGGTCGCTGGCGCACCAACGGCCCGCTGTCGAATCTGCCGTCCTTCGGCGCCAGCTTCAGCTGCAAGCCGGGCCAGCCGATGCAGCGCACCGACGCGGAACAGATCAAGGTCTGGCGCTGA
- a CDS encoding phytoene desaturase family protein: MSRWDAIIVGGGHNGLVCAAYLARAGKKVLVLERRGVLGGAAVTEEFHPGFRNSVASYTVSLLQPKVIEDLQLHAHGLRIVARPVNNFLPLPDDRYLLAAPGRTQAEVAKFSARDAQRLPAYEARLEIFADVLRAWALRAPPDLGVGGGWRALPALWQMGRLGRELAVLDPALRQELLDLFTLSAAEYLDRWFESEPIKALFGFDGIVGNYASPYTPGSAYVLLHHVFGQCNGVKGAWGHAIGGMGAISQAIAASAREAGAELRVDAGVQRLQVEQDRVVGVQLAGGETLHARSVVANVNPRLLYQQLLEPAQVPQPTRERMANWRCGSGTFRMNVALSRLPDFRALPGPGDHLAAGIIMAPSLDYMDRAWLDARREGWSREPIVEMLIPSMLDDSLAPPGQHVASLFCQHVAPVLSGGRHWDDHRDEVADLMIATVERHAPGFTDSVLGRQVLSPLDLERTFGLIGGDIFHGALSANQLFSARPMVGQAGYRGALPGLYLCGSGTHPGGGVTGAPGHNAAQVVLQDL; encoded by the coding sequence ATGAGCCGCTGGGACGCGATCATCGTCGGCGGCGGCCACAACGGCCTGGTCTGTGCGGCCTACCTGGCCCGCGCCGGGAAGAAGGTACTGGTGCTGGAGCGCCGCGGCGTGCTCGGCGGTGCCGCGGTCACAGAGGAATTCCATCCGGGCTTCCGCAATTCGGTGGCCTCGTACACCGTGTCGCTGCTGCAGCCGAAAGTGATCGAGGACCTGCAACTGCATGCGCACGGGCTGCGCATCGTTGCGCGGCCGGTCAACAACTTCCTGCCCTTGCCTGACGACCGCTATCTGCTGGCGGCCCCGGGCCGCACCCAGGCCGAAGTGGCGAAGTTCTCCGCGCGCGATGCGCAGAGGCTGCCCGCCTATGAAGCCCGTCTTGAGATCTTCGCCGACGTGCTGCGCGCCTGGGCGCTGCGGGCGCCGCCCGATCTCGGCGTGGGCGGCGGCTGGCGTGCGCTGCCGGCGCTGTGGCAGATGGGCCGGCTGGGTCGCGAACTGGCTGTGCTTGACCCTGCATTGCGGCAGGAACTGCTGGACCTCTTCACCCTGTCGGCCGCCGAATACCTGGACCGCTGGTTCGAGAGCGAGCCGATCAAGGCCCTGTTTGGCTTCGACGGCATTGTCGGCAACTACGCCAGCCCGTACACACCCGGCAGCGCGTACGTGCTGCTGCACCACGTGTTCGGCCAGTGCAACGGGGTCAAGGGCGCGTGGGGCCACGCCATCGGTGGCATGGGTGCGATCAGCCAGGCCATTGCCGCATCCGCGCGCGAGGCCGGTGCCGAGCTGCGGGTGGATGCCGGCGTGCAGCGCCTGCAGGTTGAACAGGATCGCGTCGTGGGTGTGCAGCTTGCCGGCGGCGAGACGCTGCACGCGCGCAGCGTGGTCGCCAACGTCAATCCCAGGCTGCTCTACCAGCAGCTGCTGGAACCGGCACAGGTGCCGCAGCCAACGCGCGAGCGGATGGCGAACTGGCGCTGCGGCTCGGGCACGTTCCGGATGAACGTGGCACTGTCGCGGCTGCCGGATTTCCGCGCGCTGCCCGGTCCGGGTGACCACCTGGCTGCCGGCATCATCATGGCGCCCAGCCTGGACTACATGGACCGCGCCTGGCTGGATGCGCGCCGCGAGGGCTGGTCGCGCGAACCGATCGTGGAAATGCTGATCCCGAGCATGCTGGACGACTCGCTGGCGCCGCCCGGGCAGCATGTGGCCAGCCTGTTCTGCCAGCACGTGGCGCCGGTGCTGTCCGGCGGACGGCACTGGGATGATCACCGGGATGAGGTGGCCGACCTGATGATCGCCACCGTCGAACGCCATGCGCCCGGCTTCACCGACAGCGTGCTTGGCCGGCAGGTGCTGTCACCGCTGGACCTGGAGCGCACCTTCGGCCTGATCGGCGGCGATATCTTCCATGGCGCGCTCAGTGCCAACCAGCTGTTCTCGGCACGGCCGATGGTCGGCCAGGCCGGCTATCGCGGTGCCCTGCCCGGCCTGTACCTGTGCGGCTCGGGCACCCATCCCGGCGGCGGCGTCACCGGCGCGCCGGGCCACAATGCGGCGCAGGTGGTGCTGCAGGATCTGTAG
- a CDS encoding rhomboid family intramembrane serine protease, producing the protein MFPRLPTVTKALLIANAILFLLQQPFLLGMQTFEPFMLQPLQQGFDAFSPGGNFQPWQLLTYGFLHGSFGHLFFNMLAVFMFGAPLEQTWGEKRFLLYYLVCVAGAGVCQLLVGTLLENPATVLGASGGVFGLLLAYGMLFPNQRVMLLFPPIPMKARTFVILFGVGELVLGMTGWQPGVAHFAHLGGMLFGWLLIRYWRGQPPFNKRRPPGPPKRPNPLRSVK; encoded by the coding sequence ATGTTCCCGCGACTGCCAACCGTCACCAAGGCCCTGCTGATCGCCAACGCGATCCTGTTCCTGCTGCAGCAGCCGTTCCTGCTGGGCATGCAGACCTTCGAGCCGTTCATGCTGCAACCGCTGCAGCAGGGCTTCGATGCGTTCTCGCCCGGCGGCAACTTCCAGCCGTGGCAGCTGCTGACCTATGGCTTCCTGCATGGCAGCTTCGGCCACCTGTTCTTCAACATGCTGGCGGTCTTCATGTTCGGCGCGCCGCTGGAGCAGACCTGGGGCGAGAAGCGCTTCCTGCTGTACTACCTGGTGTGCGTGGCCGGTGCCGGTGTCTGCCAGCTGCTGGTGGGCACGCTGCTGGAGAATCCGGCCACGGTGCTGGGCGCCTCCGGTGGTGTGTTCGGCCTGCTGCTGGCCTACGGCATGCTGTTCCCGAACCAGCGGGTGATGCTGCTGTTCCCGCCGATTCCGATGAAGGCGCGGACCTTCGTGATCCTGTTCGGCGTGGGCGAGCTGGTGCTGGGCATGACCGGCTGGCAGCCGGGCGTGGCCCACTTCGCCCATCTGGGCGGCATGCTGTTCGGCTGGTTGCTGATCCGCTACTGGCGTGGGCAGCCTCCGTTCAACAAGCGTCGCCCGCCCGGCCCGCCGAAGCGCCCGAACCCTCTGCGCAGCGTCAAATGA
- a CDS encoding MGMT family protein, with translation MAARRTDGAGADRRHRAGPARRAAGDAPAALTPEQARARILAVIHAIPAGQVMGYGQVAMRAGLPGRARLTARILGQNDDPALPWHRVLRSDGRIAMAEGSAGWREQSQRLRAEGVVVENGRVRMPAADPQAALDAAVWGPG, from the coding sequence ATGGCTGCTCGACGAACCGATGGGGCCGGCGCAGATCGCCGGCACCGTGCTGGTCCTGCTCGGCGTGCTGCTGGTGACGCGCCTGCGGCGCTGACGCCGGAGCAGGCGCGTGCACGCATCCTGGCGGTGATCCACGCGATTCCAGCCGGGCAGGTGATGGGCTATGGCCAGGTGGCGATGCGCGCCGGCCTGCCGGGGCGTGCACGGCTGACGGCGCGCATTCTCGGCCAGAACGACGACCCCGCCTTGCCCTGGCACCGCGTGCTGCGCTCGGACGGGCGCATCGCCATGGCGGAAGGCTCAGCCGGCTGGCGTGAGCAGTCGCAGCGGCTGCGTGCCGAAGGCGTGGTGGTGGAGAACGGCCGGGTACGCATGCCGGCGGCGGACCCGCAGGCGGCGCTGGATGCCGCGGTGTGGGGACCGGGCTGA
- a CDS encoding DMT family transporter: MSSPVPRIATASPRIALGGIGLAAIGAVAASGKAIIVKLGLRHGVDATTLLALRMLMALPLFVLMALWAARRAGPLSWADRARVVWLGFTGYYLSSLLDFQGLQYISVTLERLILYLNPTLVLLINVLLARQRPGRWQIAALLLSYLGVLLAFGHDLQREGGQIILGSLLVLGSALSYALYLFGSGQVVARIGAVRLTAYASCVAGVLVLLHFAVTHPLPLLWQAPAAVQWLSLANATVCTVLPVLAIMLAVQRVGSSLAAQVGMLGPVSTIVMSLWLLDEPMGPAQIAGTVLVLLGVLLVTRLRR; encoded by the coding sequence ATGTCCAGCCCTGTCCCCCGTATCGCCACCGCCTCCCCGCGCATTGCGCTGGGGGGTATCGGCCTGGCCGCGATCGGCGCCGTCGCCGCGTCGGGCAAGGCGATCATCGTCAAGCTCGGCCTGCGCCACGGCGTCGATGCCACCACGCTGCTCGCGCTGCGCATGCTGATGGCGCTGCCGCTGTTCGTCCTGATGGCGCTGTGGGCCGCACGCCGTGCCGGACCGCTGAGCTGGGCGGACCGGGCCCGCGTGGTGTGGCTGGGGTTCACCGGCTACTACCTGTCCAGCCTGCTCGACTTCCAGGGCCTGCAGTACATCAGCGTGACCCTGGAACGGTTGATCCTGTACCTGAACCCGACCCTGGTGCTGCTGATCAATGTACTGCTGGCGCGCCAGCGCCCGGGACGCTGGCAGATCGCCGCGCTGCTGCTGAGCTATCTGGGCGTGCTGCTGGCCTTCGGCCACGATCTGCAGCGCGAGGGCGGGCAGATCATCCTGGGCAGCCTGCTGGTGCTGGGCAGTGCGCTCAGCTACGCGCTGTACCTGTTCGGCAGCGGCCAGGTGGTCGCGCGCATCGGTGCGGTGCGGCTGACCGCCTACGCCAGCTGCGTGGCCGGCGTGCTGGTGCTGCTGCACTTCGCCGTGACCCATCCGCTGCCGCTGTTGTGGCAGGCGCCGGCTGCGGTGCAGTGGCTGTCGCTGGCCAACGCCACGGTGTGCACGGTGCTGCCGGTGCTGGCGATCATGCTGGCAGTGCAGCGCGTGGGTTCGTCGCTGGCCGCGCAGGTCGGTATGCTGGGGCCTGTTTCCACCATCGTGATGAGCCTATGGCTGCTCGACGAACCGATGGGGCCGGCGCAGATCGCCGGCACCGTGCTGGTCCTGCTCGGCGTGCTGCTGGTGACGCGCCTGCGGCGCTGA